One part of the Drosophila teissieri strain GT53w chromosome 3R, Prin_Dtei_1.1, whole genome shotgun sequence genome encodes these proteins:
- the LOC122622328 gene encoding uncharacterized protein LOC122622328 isoform X1: MDDSRRSMAGKSHFQQIDSRCSTMATNDESVSMYLSFDAEDTLSNAKWQSALVTQSSQFLEVHTSKMEVHTDDKDLRRTVLKDLQQLTIGEPDQNSPLRPFDKSILNRHNALCSTPSKDNASADTQPPQILNMDLTHIDDKENTQPEGDNHTGGDNSTLSSSVDVTANTVKANTLKTDDATMDNVSLQEAPKTPAPSQVYPLSANVVLENITEVSNEGVSMLVSPGEGEKKEVAQVNEVVNEVSELIAKALKISADSVKPSASKLKVEVGKKRQSMTSAYSGALPRPRRSLLPTTTTETRTYSFKQRMSVVVKTTLNSPARKLSVGGGLAVSRRSCLPVSKLTKGSNRRSLAVSSGRTPEKITSKPAKLSTRSIPDTVFNCKHCGTTFRVKSLLDMHMRMHDLVDNGPKTLKRQNTHPVAAGVSKNRCKFCDKNFALERALHIHLMQNCDKIPPSEKRKLQFTELNHEKKAQLPKIGATSGTNQPITMTQKPQHRMSTIPKWAPSNGTQSMAPPSVKKVPKSVAHAGVYRTPTKTVPCHICKQSFKSILEFTNHSLTVHAKTQLKDQKMTGGEDAQSAQD, encoded by the exons ATGGACGATTCACGCAGATCGATGGCGGGCAAG TCTCACTTCCAGCAGATCGATTCCCGTTGCTCAACGATGGCGACAAACGATGAGAGCGTCTCCATGTATTTATCCTTTGACGCGGAGGACACTCTGTCCAATGCCAAGTGGCAGTCGGCGCTGGTCACCCAGAGCAGCCAGTTCCTGGAGGTGCACACCAGCAAGATGGAAGTACACACAGATGACAAGGACCTCAGGCGCACTGTCCTAAAGGATCTACAGCAATTGACCATCGGCGAACCGGACCAGAATTCGCCACTTCGCCCATTTGACAAGAGCATTCTCAACCGGCACAACGCCCTGTGCTCCACTCCATCCAAGGACAATGCCTCGGCAGACACGCAGCCACCACAGATCTTGAACATGGATCTGACCCACATTGACGACAAGGAGAATACCCAGCCGGAGGGAGATAATCACACTGGCGGCGATAACTCGACATTGTCCAGTTCGGTGGACGTGACCGCCAATACGGTCAAGGCCAATACCCTAAAAACCGACGACGCTACCATGGACAATGTATCCTTGCAGGAGGCTCCCAAGACCCCAGCTCCAAGCCAAGTCTATCCCTTGAGTGCAAATGTAGTGCTAGAGAATATAACCGAAG TATCCAACGAAGGCGTATCCATGCTGGTCTCGCCCGGAGAGGGCGAAAAAAAGGAGGTCGCCCAGGTCAACGAGGTAGTGAACGAAGTCTCCGAGCTAATTGCCAAAGCTCTGAAGATCTCCGCTGATTCTGTGAAGCCATCAGCCTCCAAATTAAAAGTCGAGGTGGGCAAGAAGAGGCAGTCTATGACCTCCGCCTATTCGGGGGCCCTACCGCGCCCTCGTCGCTCCTTACTGCCCACCACTACTACAGAGACGCGCACGTACTCCTTCAAGCAACGTATGTCGGTGGTGGTCAAGACTACGCTCAACAGCCCAGCTCGCAAGTTGAGTGTCGGCGGCGGTCTGGCGGTAAGCCGCCGCAGCTGCTTGCCCGTCTCCAAGCTAACAAAGGGCAGCAACAGAAGGTCGCTCGCTGTGTCCAGCGGCCGTACGCCCGAGAAGATCACCTCAAAGCCGGCAAAGTTATCGACAAGGAGCATTCCAGACACCGTCTTTAACTGCAAGCATTGTGGCACAACCTTTCGAGTGAAGTCACTACTCGATATGCATATGCGTATGCACGACCTGGTTGACAACGGACCCAAGACTCTAAAGCGTCAGAACACCCATCCGGTTGCTGCGGGAGTATCGAAGAATCGGTGCAAGTTCTGCGATAAGAACTTCGCACTGGAACGTGCTTTGCACATCCATCTAATGCAGAACTGTGACAAGATACCGCCATCCGAGAAGCGCAAGCTGCAGTTCACCGAGCTGAACCACGAAAAAAAGGCCCAGCTGCCAAAGATCGGTGCCACCAGTGGGACTAACCAGCCCATTACAATGACCCAGAAGCCACAGCACCGCATGAGCACCATTCCAAAATGGG ctCCCTCGAACGGAACCCAGTCCATGGCTCCACCCAGCGTAAAGAAAGTTCCCAAGAGCGTTGCGCATGCAGGCGTTTACCGCACTCCAACAAAGACTGTGCCCTGTCACATCTGCAAGCAGTCTTTTAAGAGCATACTCGAGTTCACAAACCACAGTCTGACGGTGCATGCAAAAACCCAGCTAAAAGACCAGAAGATGACCGGCGGGGAAGACGCACAGAGTGCTCAGGATTAA
- the LOC122622326 gene encoding probable Dol-P-Man:Man(7)GlcNAc(2)-PP-Dol alpha-1,6-mannosyltransferase, translated as MDILIFLTAAAHLVYTPFTKVEESFNLQAMHDILYLRNNFTQYDHHDYPGVVPRTFIGPLVVSMISAPFVLLFETLSINKFWAQYVVRLVLAGAISVAWNSLRQAVTKIYGVEVRLWFTAITITQFHFMFYMTRPLPNIFALPMVLFAISYWLRDQHKPFIICSGISILVFRSELALFLGILLVVSLLRRKVSIDGLLKVAVPAGVCILAATVLVDSFFWRRLLWPEGEVLWYNTILNKSSNWGTSPFLWYFYSALPRAMGASLVLVPIGVTLEPRIRPLVLSALLFVLLYSILPHKELRFIIYVFPVLNIAAACACQRIWMNSAKSTWHSFLALACGAHLLLNVFMTVFLLVISGTNYPGGAALSRLHRLEAGSSNVSVHISNLAAQSGVSRFMEINNDWSYSKDEAMNYTQADLDAYTHLLVEAKNKQNTELWASLQNDFDTLEFVDCFNSIGIQYNSLLPVRIKTKPCIGILKKRTVPPKEESKTKEKKAKTKASPVEKETLLPPVKDVPIVIPDPKLKSKLQVEPDDDDGIVATVEEMSLELETDIEPQAGAETIEAPLKEINFQELRTLALGQATKKSRAATKMKIRQIIEQHYRAKGKQIENDSAETHKTQGRAGLRQSVKSIIKQEKIKEMIEQIATMDLTRMCDLEKTSTKDCLKQVIDKIDDSEVLKSK; from the exons ATGGACATCCTAATCTTTCTGACGGCGGCGGCCCATCTGGTCTACACGCCCTTTACGAAAGTGGAGGAAAGCTTCAATCTGCAGGCCATGCACGACATCCTATATCTGCGGAACAACTTTACGCAG TATGATCACCATGACTATCCGGGCGTGGTTCCACGGACCTTCATCGGTCCGCTGGTGGTGTCCATGATCTCTGCCCCGTTCGTTCTTCTCTTCGAGACCCTCAGCATCAACAAGTTTTGGGCCCAATATGTAG TGCGGCTCGTCCTGGCTGGAGCCATCTCTGTGGCCTGGAACAGCCTGCGGCAGGCGGTGACTAAGATTTACGGAGTTGAAGTCCGTCTGTGGTTCACTGCCATCACGATTACGCAGTTCCACTTCATGTTCTACATGACTCGGCCTCTGCCCAATATCTTTGCATTGCCGATGG TGCTCTTTGCCATTTCCTATTGGCTGCGCGACCAGCACAAGCCATTCATCATCTGCTCAGGCATATCCATCCTCGTCTTTCGATCCGAGTTGGCGTTATTTTTGGGTATTTTGCTGGTGGTGAGCCTCCTACGGCGGAAAGTCTCCATTGACGG GCTACTCAAAGTTGCTGTGCCGGCGGGCGTTTGCATTTTGGCCGCCACAGTGCTAGTGGACTCGTTCTTTTGGCGCCGCCTCCTTTGGCCCGAAGGGGAGGTGCTATGGTATAACACCATACTCAATAAGAGCTCCAACTGGGGCACTTCGCCCTTTCTATGGTACTTTTACTCCGCCCTGCCCCGTGCCATGGGTGCATCGCTGGTGCTTGTACCCATCGGCGTCACATTGGAGCCACGTATTCGGCCGTTGGTCTTGTCAGCTCTTCTCTTTGTCCTGTTGTACTCCATTTTGCCCCACAAGGAGCTGCGTTTCATCATCTACGTGTTTCCAGTTCTCAACATTGCTGCTGCTTGCGCATGCCAGCGAAT TTGGATGAATAGCGCCAAGTCAACGTGGCATAGCTTCCTAGCGCTCGCCTGTGGGGCCCATCTCCtgttaaatgtatttatgacGGTCTTCTTACTTGTCATTTCGGGCACTAACTATCCTGGCGGAGCAGCCCTATCCCGATTGCATCGCTTGGAAGCTGGTAGCTCAAATGTCTCCGTTCACATTTCCAACTTGGCCGCCCAAAGCGGCGTGTCCCGTTTtatggaaataaataatgacTGGTCTTACAGCAAGGACGAGGCAATGAACTACACCCAAGCGGACTTGGATGCATACACACATCTTTTGGTGGAGgcgaaaaacaagcaaaacacTGAACTATGGGCATCGCTCCAAAACGACTTCGATACGCTGGAGTTTGTTGACTGCTTTAACAGCATTGGCATTCAATACAATTCTCTGCTGCCGGTGCGAATAAAAACGAAGCCTTGCATTGGTATACTTAAAAAGAGAACAGTGCCTCCAAAGGAggaatcaaaaacaaaagagaaaaaagcaaaaactaaGGCATCTCCGGTTGAAAAAGAAACGCTATTACCTCCAGTTAAAGATGTTCCAATAGTGATACCAGATCCAAAACTTAAATCCAAGCTACAAGTCGAAccggatgatgatgatggcatcgtggcaactgtggaggaGATGTCCCTGGAACTAGAAACGGATATTGAACCTCAAGCTGGGGCAGAGACCATCGAAGCGCCCTTAAAGGAGATAAACTTCCAGGAGCTGAGAACCCTCGCCTTAGGACAGGCAACCAAGAAGTCGAGAGCAGCCACCAAGATGAAGATTCGACAAATTATTGAACAGCACTACCGggccaaaggcaaacaaatcgaaaacgaCTCCGCAGAGACCCACAAAACCCAAGGACGAGCTGGATTACGGCAGTCCGTAAAGTCCATCATAAAGCAGGAGAAGATCAAGGAAATGATCGAGCAGATTGCAACGATGGATCTGACACGCATGTGCGATTTGGAAAAGACATCGACCAAAGATTGCTTAAAACAGGTCATTGACAAAATAGATGACAGCGAGGTTTTAAAATCCAAATGA
- the LOC122622334 gene encoding synaptosomal-associated protein 25 codes for MAAIENAEPRTELQELQFKSGQVADESLESTRRMLALMDESKEAGIRTLVALDDQGEQLDRIEEGMDRINADMREAEKNLSGMEKCCGICVLPWKKVNIKDDGESAWKANDDGKIVASQPQRVIDERERGGMGAPPQSGYVARITNDAREDEMDENLGQVNSMLGNLRNMALDMGSELENQNKQVDRINAKGDANNIRMDGVNKRANNLLKS; via the coding sequence ATGGCCGCCATAGAGAATGCCGAGCCCCGCACGGAGCTCCAGGAGCTGCAATTCAAGTCCGGCCAGGTGGCCGATGAATCCCTGGAGAGCACGCGTCGTATGCTAGCGCTCATGGACGAGAGTAAGGAGGCTGGTATTCGCACGCTGGTGGCCTTGGATGACCAGGGCGAGCAGCTGGACCGAATTGAGGAGGGCATGGACCGGATCAACGCGGACATGAGGGAGGCGGAGAAGAACTTGAGTGGAATGGAGAAGTGCTGCGGCATCTGTGTGCTGCCCTGGAAGAAGGTGAACATCAAGGACGACGGCGAGAGCGCCTGGAAGGCCAATGATGATGGTAAAATCGTGGCCAGCCAGCCGCAAAGGGTCATCGATGAGCGGGAACGCGGCGGCATGGGTGCTCCGCCGCAATCCGGCTATGTGGCCAGGATCACGAACGATGCACGCGAGGACGAAATGGACGAGAATCTGGGACAGGTTAACTCCATGCTGGGCAACCTGCGCAACATGGCCCTGGACATGGGCTCCGAGCTGGAGAACCAAAACAAGCAGGTGGACCGCATCAATGCCAAGGGCGATGCCAATAACATTCGCATGGATGGCGTCAACAAGCGCGCCAACAATCTGCTCAAGAGTTAA
- the LOC122622331 gene encoding 26S proteasome regulatory subunit 6B — protein sequence MRLLKEEIAQFHQKSLQKYDGLDPHDLYVLYKKLQMELELIQVQEDYIKEEQRNLKKEFIHAQEEVKRIKAVPLVIGQFLEAVDENNGIVASTTGSNYYVRVLSTIDREQLKPSSSVALHKQSNCLVDLVPPEADSTISMLSPDERPDVSYSDIGGLDMQKQEIREAVELPLTHAQLYKQIGIDPPRGVLLFGPPGCGKTMLAKAVAHHTTASFIRVVGSEFVQKYLGEGPRMVRDLFRLAKQNSPSVIFIDEIDAIATRRFDAQTGADREVQRILLELLNQMDGFDETTNIKVIMATNRADTLDPALLRPGRLDRKIEFPLPDRRQKRLVFTTITSKMNVGEDVDLEDIIARPDKISNADINAICQEAGMHAVRENRYVVNAKDFEKGYKTSVRKDEAQHEFYS from the exons ATGCGCTTGTTAAAGGAGGAAATTGCTCAGTTTCACCAGAAGTCGCTGCAGAAGTACGATGGACTGGATCCGCATGATCTGTATGTTCTCTACAAGAAGCTccagatggagctggagctcaTCCAGGTGCAGGAGGATTACATCAAGGAGGAGCAACGCAACCTGAAGAAGGAGTTCATACACGCCCAGGAAGAAGTGAAGCGCATAAAGGCCGTGCCCCTGGTCATTGGTCAGTTTCTGGAGGCGGTGGACGAAAACAATGGCATAGTGGCCTCCACCACCGGCTCCAATTACTACGTTCGAGTGCTATCCACCATCGACAGGGAGCAATTGAAGCCGTCCTCTTCGGTCGCGCTACACAAGCAGAGCAATTGCCTGGTCGATCTAGTGCCGCCAGAGGCGGACAGCACCATATCGATGCTATCGCCGGACGAAAGACCAGATGTCAGCTACTCTGACATTGGGGGCTTGGATATGCAGAAACAGGAGATACGCGAGGCTGTCGAGCTGCCCTTGACCCACGCCCAGCTGTACAAGCAGATTG GCATTGATCCCCCACGCGGCGTTCTCCTCTTTGGGCCACCTGGATGTGGTAAAACCATGCTGGCCAAGGCGGTAGCCCATCACACAACTGCATCCTTTATTCGTGTCGTGGGCTCTGAGTTCGTCCAGAAATACCTCGGCGAGGGGCCGCGCATGGTACGAGATCTTTTCCGCCTGGCCAAGCAGAACTCTCCTTCAGTTATCTTCATTGATGAGATCGACGCGATTGCCACCAGGCGTTTCGATGCACAGACAGGTGCGGATCGCGAGGTGCAGCGCATTCTGCTGGAGCTACTCAACCAAATGGATGGCTTTGATGAGACAACAAACATTAAAGTTATCATGGCCACCAATCGTGCGGATACCTTAGATCCAGCTCTATTGCGACCCGGCCGTTTGGATcgcaaaattgaatttccattGCCGGATCGTCGCCAGAAACGCTTGGTCTTTACCACAATCACCTCGAAAATGAATGTGGGCGAGGATGTGGACCTGGAGGACATCATTGCACGTCCGGACAAGATCTCCAATGCAGATATCAATGCCATCTGCCAAGAGGCTGGAATGCATGCGGTGCGCGAGAATCGCTATGTGGTCAACGCCAAGGATTTCGAAAAGGGTTACAAGACCAGCGTCCGCAAGGACGAGGCTCAACATGAATTCTACAGCTAG
- the LOC122622332 gene encoding mannose-6-phosphate isomerase, whose product MELTGWVKNYGWGRKGISSAVAQLAMANDPDFRLNEEETYAEMWMGTHVCGVSVVKETGETLDRVLKKDLSYLFKVLSINKALSIQVHPNKCEAERLHKERPDIYKDPNHKPELAIALTPFLALVGFMSAEDIRDYIDEFQPLSKLIGKDAVDQLHDSTDAESVKWCYEKLMKTEESVIAKCISEIAKDYQKELKSNDLLDVFTKVNKDFPGDVGVLSLFFLNLIRLQPGQAIYLGANEIHAYLDGDCVECMACSDNVIRAGLTPKYKDVDQLLESVIFESSYKDRKEFIPYRIDGQVQVYIPPVTDFAVINVNIEHSLESYKLEIQAFGSIMIVLKGSRILKLKTQQGDKEILVTRGSIVYIPVEAAPEIEFAKSDDCDEDFSGYIATSNYFRVP is encoded by the exons ATGGAGCTTACTGGATGGGTGAAGAACTACGGCTGGGGCCGCAAGGGAATTAGCTCGGCGGTGGCCCAGCTGGCCATGGCCAATGATCCGGACTTTCGGCTTAACGAGGAGGAGACCTACGCGGAAATGTGGATGGGCACGCATGTGTGCGGCGTTTCCGTGGTCAAGGAAACCGGCGAGACTCTGGACCGGGTGCTGAAGAAAGACCTTTCATACCTGTTCAAGGTACTCAGCATTAACAAGGCGCTCAGCATCCAGGTGCATCCGAACAAGTGCGAGGCGGAGCGACTTCACAAGGAGCGCCCGGATATCTACAAGGATCCCAATCACAAGCCGGAACTGGCCATTGCCCTCACGCCTTTTCTGGCCCTCGTAGGCTTCATGTCAGCTGAAGACATCAGGGACTACATCGATGAGTTCCAGCCCCTTAGCAAACTCATTGGGAAGGACGCTGTGGATCAGCTCCACGACTCGACTGACGCAGAAAGCGTTAAATGGTGCTACGAGAAGCTGATGAAGACCGAGGAGTCGGTGATAGCCAAGTGCATCAGTGAGATAGCCAAGGATTACCAAAAAG AACTGAAATCCAACGATTTACTGGACGTGTTCACCAAGGTCAACAAAGACTTCCCCGGCGATGTGGGCGTGCTGTCCCTGTTCTTCCTCAACCTCATCCGCCTGCAGCCCGGCCAGGCGATCTACTTGGGCGCGAACGAGATTCACGCCTACCTGGACGGCGACTGCGTGGAGTGCATGGCCTGCTCGGACAATGTGATCCGGGCGGGCCTCACGCCCAAGTACAAGGATGTGGACCAGCTGCTGGAATCGGTGATCTTCGAAAGTTCGTACAAGGATCGCAAGGAATTCATTCCGTACCGCATAGATGGGCAGGTCCAGGTCTATATTCCACCAGTAACTGATTTCGCCGTGATAAATGTGAACATTGAACACTCGTTGGAGTCGTACAAGCTAGAGATCCAAGCCTTTGGGTCCATAATGATTGTCCTGAAGGGATCACgcattttgaaattgaaaacccaGCAGGGAGATAAGGAGATCTTGGTGACTCGCGGCAGCATTGTGTACATTCCCGTCGAGGCAGCGCCGGAAATCGAGTTCGCCAAATCCGACGATTGCGATGAGGACTTCAGCGGCTACATAGCAACCAGCAACTACTTTCGAGTGCCGTGA
- the LOC122622328 gene encoding uncharacterized protein LOC122622328 isoform X3 gives MDDSRRSMAGKIDSRCSTMATNDESVSMYLSFDAEDTLSNAKWQSALVTQSSQFLEVHTSKMEVHTDDKDLRRTVLKDLQQLTIGEPDQNSPLRPFDKSILNRHNALCSTPSKDNASADTQPPQILNMDLTHIDDKENTQPEGDNHTGGDNSTLSSSVDVTANTVKANTLKTDDATMDNVSLQEAPKTPAPSQVYPLSANVVLENITEVSNEGVSMLVSPGEGEKKEVAQVNEVVNEVSELIAKALKISADSVKPSASKLKVEVGKKRQSMTSAYSGALPRPRRSLLPTTTTETRTYSFKQRMSVVVKTTLNSPARKLSVGGGLAVSRRSCLPVSKLTKGSNRRSLAVSSGRTPEKITSKPAKLSTRSIPDTVFNCKHCGTTFRVKSLLDMHMRMHDLVDNGPKTLKRQNTHPVAAGVSKNRCKFCDKNFALERALHIHLMQNCDKIPPSEKRKLQFTELNHEKKAQLPKIGATSGTNQPITMTQKPQHRMSTIPKWAPSNGTQSMAPPSVKKVPKSVAHAGVYRTPTKTVPCHICKQSFKSILEFTNHSLTVHAKTQLKDQKMTGGEDAQSAQD, from the exons ATGGACGATTCACGCAGATCGATGGCGGGCAAG ATCGATTCCCGTTGCTCAACGATGGCGACAAACGATGAGAGCGTCTCCATGTATTTATCCTTTGACGCGGAGGACACTCTGTCCAATGCCAAGTGGCAGTCGGCGCTGGTCACCCAGAGCAGCCAGTTCCTGGAGGTGCACACCAGCAAGATGGAAGTACACACAGATGACAAGGACCTCAGGCGCACTGTCCTAAAGGATCTACAGCAATTGACCATCGGCGAACCGGACCAGAATTCGCCACTTCGCCCATTTGACAAGAGCATTCTCAACCGGCACAACGCCCTGTGCTCCACTCCATCCAAGGACAATGCCTCGGCAGACACGCAGCCACCACAGATCTTGAACATGGATCTGACCCACATTGACGACAAGGAGAATACCCAGCCGGAGGGAGATAATCACACTGGCGGCGATAACTCGACATTGTCCAGTTCGGTGGACGTGACCGCCAATACGGTCAAGGCCAATACCCTAAAAACCGACGACGCTACCATGGACAATGTATCCTTGCAGGAGGCTCCCAAGACCCCAGCTCCAAGCCAAGTCTATCCCTTGAGTGCAAATGTAGTGCTAGAGAATATAACCGAAG TATCCAACGAAGGCGTATCCATGCTGGTCTCGCCCGGAGAGGGCGAAAAAAAGGAGGTCGCCCAGGTCAACGAGGTAGTGAACGAAGTCTCCGAGCTAATTGCCAAAGCTCTGAAGATCTCCGCTGATTCTGTGAAGCCATCAGCCTCCAAATTAAAAGTCGAGGTGGGCAAGAAGAGGCAGTCTATGACCTCCGCCTATTCGGGGGCCCTACCGCGCCCTCGTCGCTCCTTACTGCCCACCACTACTACAGAGACGCGCACGTACTCCTTCAAGCAACGTATGTCGGTGGTGGTCAAGACTACGCTCAACAGCCCAGCTCGCAAGTTGAGTGTCGGCGGCGGTCTGGCGGTAAGCCGCCGCAGCTGCTTGCCCGTCTCCAAGCTAACAAAGGGCAGCAACAGAAGGTCGCTCGCTGTGTCCAGCGGCCGTACGCCCGAGAAGATCACCTCAAAGCCGGCAAAGTTATCGACAAGGAGCATTCCAGACACCGTCTTTAACTGCAAGCATTGTGGCACAACCTTTCGAGTGAAGTCACTACTCGATATGCATATGCGTATGCACGACCTGGTTGACAACGGACCCAAGACTCTAAAGCGTCAGAACACCCATCCGGTTGCTGCGGGAGTATCGAAGAATCGGTGCAAGTTCTGCGATAAGAACTTCGCACTGGAACGTGCTTTGCACATCCATCTAATGCAGAACTGTGACAAGATACCGCCATCCGAGAAGCGCAAGCTGCAGTTCACCGAGCTGAACCACGAAAAAAAGGCCCAGCTGCCAAAGATCGGTGCCACCAGTGGGACTAACCAGCCCATTACAATGACCCAGAAGCCACAGCACCGCATGAGCACCATTCCAAAATGGG ctCCCTCGAACGGAACCCAGTCCATGGCTCCACCCAGCGTAAAGAAAGTTCCCAAGAGCGTTGCGCATGCAGGCGTTTACCGCACTCCAACAAAGACTGTGCCCTGTCACATCTGCAAGCAGTCTTTTAAGAGCATACTCGAGTTCACAAACCACAGTCTGACGGTGCATGCAAAAACCCAGCTAAAAGACCAGAAGATGACCGGCGGGGAAGACGCACAGAGTGCTCAGGATTAA
- the LOC122622328 gene encoding uncharacterized protein LOC122622328 isoform X2 — translation MDDSRRSMAGKQIDSRCSTMATNDESVSMYLSFDAEDTLSNAKWQSALVTQSSQFLEVHTSKMEVHTDDKDLRRTVLKDLQQLTIGEPDQNSPLRPFDKSILNRHNALCSTPSKDNASADTQPPQILNMDLTHIDDKENTQPEGDNHTGGDNSTLSSSVDVTANTVKANTLKTDDATMDNVSLQEAPKTPAPSQVYPLSANVVLENITEVSNEGVSMLVSPGEGEKKEVAQVNEVVNEVSELIAKALKISADSVKPSASKLKVEVGKKRQSMTSAYSGALPRPRRSLLPTTTTETRTYSFKQRMSVVVKTTLNSPARKLSVGGGLAVSRRSCLPVSKLTKGSNRRSLAVSSGRTPEKITSKPAKLSTRSIPDTVFNCKHCGTTFRVKSLLDMHMRMHDLVDNGPKTLKRQNTHPVAAGVSKNRCKFCDKNFALERALHIHLMQNCDKIPPSEKRKLQFTELNHEKKAQLPKIGATSGTNQPITMTQKPQHRMSTIPKWAPSNGTQSMAPPSVKKVPKSVAHAGVYRTPTKTVPCHICKQSFKSILEFTNHSLTVHAKTQLKDQKMTGGEDAQSAQD, via the exons ATGGACGATTCACGCAGATCGATGGCGGGCAAG CAGATCGATTCCCGTTGCTCAACGATGGCGACAAACGATGAGAGCGTCTCCATGTATTTATCCTTTGACGCGGAGGACACTCTGTCCAATGCCAAGTGGCAGTCGGCGCTGGTCACCCAGAGCAGCCAGTTCCTGGAGGTGCACACCAGCAAGATGGAAGTACACACAGATGACAAGGACCTCAGGCGCACTGTCCTAAAGGATCTACAGCAATTGACCATCGGCGAACCGGACCAGAATTCGCCACTTCGCCCATTTGACAAGAGCATTCTCAACCGGCACAACGCCCTGTGCTCCACTCCATCCAAGGACAATGCCTCGGCAGACACGCAGCCACCACAGATCTTGAACATGGATCTGACCCACATTGACGACAAGGAGAATACCCAGCCGGAGGGAGATAATCACACTGGCGGCGATAACTCGACATTGTCCAGTTCGGTGGACGTGACCGCCAATACGGTCAAGGCCAATACCCTAAAAACCGACGACGCTACCATGGACAATGTATCCTTGCAGGAGGCTCCCAAGACCCCAGCTCCAAGCCAAGTCTATCCCTTGAGTGCAAATGTAGTGCTAGAGAATATAACCGAAG TATCCAACGAAGGCGTATCCATGCTGGTCTCGCCCGGAGAGGGCGAAAAAAAGGAGGTCGCCCAGGTCAACGAGGTAGTGAACGAAGTCTCCGAGCTAATTGCCAAAGCTCTGAAGATCTCCGCTGATTCTGTGAAGCCATCAGCCTCCAAATTAAAAGTCGAGGTGGGCAAGAAGAGGCAGTCTATGACCTCCGCCTATTCGGGGGCCCTACCGCGCCCTCGTCGCTCCTTACTGCCCACCACTACTACAGAGACGCGCACGTACTCCTTCAAGCAACGTATGTCGGTGGTGGTCAAGACTACGCTCAACAGCCCAGCTCGCAAGTTGAGTGTCGGCGGCGGTCTGGCGGTAAGCCGCCGCAGCTGCTTGCCCGTCTCCAAGCTAACAAAGGGCAGCAACAGAAGGTCGCTCGCTGTGTCCAGCGGCCGTACGCCCGAGAAGATCACCTCAAAGCCGGCAAAGTTATCGACAAGGAGCATTCCAGACACCGTCTTTAACTGCAAGCATTGTGGCACAACCTTTCGAGTGAAGTCACTACTCGATATGCATATGCGTATGCACGACCTGGTTGACAACGGACCCAAGACTCTAAAGCGTCAGAACACCCATCCGGTTGCTGCGGGAGTATCGAAGAATCGGTGCAAGTTCTGCGATAAGAACTTCGCACTGGAACGTGCTTTGCACATCCATCTAATGCAGAACTGTGACAAGATACCGCCATCCGAGAAGCGCAAGCTGCAGTTCACCGAGCTGAACCACGAAAAAAAGGCCCAGCTGCCAAAGATCGGTGCCACCAGTGGGACTAACCAGCCCATTACAATGACCCAGAAGCCACAGCACCGCATGAGCACCATTCCAAAATGGG ctCCCTCGAACGGAACCCAGTCCATGGCTCCACCCAGCGTAAAGAAAGTTCCCAAGAGCGTTGCGCATGCAGGCGTTTACCGCACTCCAACAAAGACTGTGCCCTGTCACATCTGCAAGCAGTCTTTTAAGAGCATACTCGAGTTCACAAACCACAGTCTGACGGTGCATGCAAAAACCCAGCTAAAAGACCAGAAGATGACCGGCGGGGAAGACGCACAGAGTGCTCAGGATTAA